From a single Pelmatolapia mariae isolate MD_Pm_ZW linkage group LG20, Pm_UMD_F_2, whole genome shotgun sequence genomic region:
- the cd63 gene encoding CD63 antigen — MGVAGGMKCVKYLVFVFNFIFWLCGLALIVVGIMVQVSLNKTLKITDPTASAAPIILIGVGVVIFFISFFGCCGAFKENYCMVTTFAVLLSLIVIVEIAAAIVGYVFRNKLSTIVHDSVTDMISKYEKGGPEFKETVDNLQQNLKCCGVNSSSDWKGFSSKENSVPDSCCKNVTAGCGNGTMTDSDKVYQQGCSAALEEVLKKNILWVIVAAVVIAILQLLGIVFACCLMKGIRSGYEVM; from the exons ATGGGTGTAGCAGGAGGAATGAAATGTGTCAAGTATCTAGTTTTCGTTTTCAACTTCATCTTCTGG CTATGTGGCCTAGCACTGATTGTGGTAGGAATCATGGTTCAGGTATCGCTTAACAAAACCCTCAAGATCACTGATCCCACTGCCTCGGCAGCTCCCATTATCCTGATCGGAGTTGGTGTGGTGATTTTCTTCATCAGCTTCTTTGGTTGCTGTGGAGCCTTCAAAGAAAACTACTGCATGGTCACCACG TTTGCTGTCCTTCTCTCACTGATTGTTATCGTTGAGATTGCAGCAGCAATTGTTGGATACGTCTTCAGAAACAAG CTCTCAACTATCGTCCACGATAGCGTCACTGACATGATCAGCAAGTACGAAAAGGGCGGACCAGAATTCAAAGAGACTGTGGACAATCTTCAGCAGAAC CTGAAGTGCTGCGGTGTGAACAGTTCTTCTGACTGGAAAGGCTTCAGTAGCAAAGAAAACTCTGTGCCTGACTCATGCTGCAAGAATGTCACTGCAGGCTGTGGAAATGGAACCATGACTGACTCTGACAAAGTGTATCAGCAG GGTTGTAGTGCTGCTTTGGAGGAGGTACTAAAGAAGAACATCTTATGGGTGATAGTAGCAGCGGTTGTTATTGCTATCCTGCAG TTACTTGGTATTGTGTTTGCCTGCTGTTTGATGAAAGGCATCCGGAGCGGCTACGAAGTTATGTGA